From the Maioricimonas rarisocia genome, one window contains:
- a CDS encoding galactitol-1-phosphate 5-dehydrogenase, which produces MKALLLTEYKHLEVTDFAEPDVSPNDVLVQVRACGICGSDIHGYDGSSGRRIPPLVMGHEAAGVVKAVGENVTGFKPGDHVTFDSTVSCGECVYCRRGSINLCDNRMVLGVSCGEYRRHGAFAEFVSVPQHICYPLPENLPFEHAAMIEAVSVAVHAANRTPVSLGDTAVVVGSGMIGLLVIQAIRLAGCSQVIAVDLDPGRLEKAKELGADVGLKADEVDVPEEVRRLTGGRGADVVLEVVGATPTIQTAIDCARKGGAVTLVGNLAPKVEMPLQAIVTRELSVYGSCASNGEYPACIDLLEKGAIRVEPLITAKASLEEGPDWFARLYDGEAGAMKVIIDPTR; this is translated from the coding sequence ATGAAAGCCCTTCTGCTTACCGAATACAAACACCTCGAAGTCACCGATTTCGCCGAGCCGGACGTCAGCCCGAACGATGTGCTGGTGCAGGTACGGGCGTGCGGGATCTGCGGCAGCGACATCCACGGATATGACGGCAGTTCGGGGCGGCGCATTCCTCCGCTGGTGATGGGGCACGAAGCGGCCGGGGTGGTGAAGGCAGTGGGCGAGAACGTCACCGGTTTCAAGCCGGGGGATCACGTGACGTTCGATTCGACCGTCTCGTGCGGCGAGTGCGTCTACTGTCGGCGGGGCTCGATCAACCTGTGTGACAACCGGATGGTGCTGGGGGTCTCGTGCGGCGAATACCGTCGCCACGGGGCGTTTGCCGAGTTCGTCTCGGTGCCGCAGCACATCTGCTATCCGCTGCCGGAGAACCTGCCGTTCGAGCATGCGGCGATGATCGAAGCGGTCTCGGTCGCCGTGCATGCGGCGAACCGGACGCCGGTGTCGCTGGGTGACACGGCGGTGGTCGTGGGAAGCGGGATGATCGGTCTGCTGGTGATTCAGGCGATCCGACTGGCGGGCTGCTCGCAGGTGATTGCGGTCGACCTCGATCCCGGCCGCCTGGAGAAAGCGAAGGAACTCGGTGCCGACGTCGGCCTGAAGGCGGACGAGGTGGACGTTCCCGAAGAAGTCCGCAGGCTGACCGGTGGCCGGGGTGCGGATGTCGTGCTGGAGGTGGTGGGTGCGACGCCGACGATTCAGACCGCGATCGACTGTGCCCGCAAGGGTGGAGCCGTGACGCTGGTCGGGAACCTGGCACCCAAAGTCGAGATGCCGCTGCAGGCGATTGTGACGCGGGAACTTTCGGTCTACGGCAGCTGTGCGTCGAACGGCGAATATCCGGCGTGCATCGACCTGCTGGAGAAGGGGGCGATCCGCGTGGAGCCGCTGATCACGGCGAAGGCGTCGCTGGAGGAAGGGCCTGACTGGTTTGCCCGGCTGTATGACGGCGAAGCCGGTGCAATGAAAGTGATTATCGATCCCACCCGTTAG